From Streptomyces sp. NBC_00683, one genomic window encodes:
- a CDS encoding DUF397 domain-containing protein: protein MPRAAHAAPLTWFKSSYSASEGGDCLEVAYDWRKSSYSGSEGGNCIEVSAHPAAVHIRDSKVADGPVLTVRPAAWSAFVSAAA from the coding sequence ATGCCTCGCGCAGCACACGCCGCACCCCTCACGTGGTTCAAGTCCAGCTACAGCGCGAGCGAAGGCGGCGACTGCCTCGAAGTCGCCTACGACTGGCGCAAGTCCAGCTACAGCGGTAGCGAGGGCGGCAACTGCATCGAGGTCTCCGCCCACCCCGCCGCCGTACACATCCGCGACTCCAAGGTCGCCGACGGCCCGGTCCTCACCGTGCGCCCGGCCGCCTGGTCCGCGTTCGTCAGCGCCGCGGCCTAG
- a CDS encoding RNA polymerase sigma factor yields MSDPRAARRPDGQGNRWELVWSHRDELLEIARSRSSSAEEAEDAVQEAMIRAVEDPDVQLGRVRSWLRLATVRACADRHREVARDRELGRSLSAVPVEPFLVEEVACDRAEARWLAARTAEVLPARQVQALRLQAQDLDVGQVARTMGLSYRATESLLARARRSLRNVLAGSLTLAATVWMCARRFPRTGVAQSAGATSAAMTLAVAGAVLPAGPLDRPDGLPSGSRPEAVVARAAPAVEFPAPRARARPHGASPSPDPHRIDRALQGASRSVPEEPPRTHEPSGTVTVEISIESGAPVPALPSVATPTSLPSLPVDASDVRRPEAPSVPSDFTTATLGGTFDLR; encoded by the coding sequence GTGAGCGATCCCCGTGCCGCTCGTCGTCCGGACGGCCAGGGCAACCGGTGGGAGCTCGTCTGGAGTCACCGGGACGAACTGCTGGAGATCGCGCGCAGTCGCTCATCGAGCGCCGAAGAGGCCGAGGACGCCGTTCAGGAAGCGATGATCCGCGCGGTGGAGGACCCTGACGTCCAGCTCGGCCGGGTGCGCTCGTGGCTCAGGCTCGCGACCGTACGCGCATGCGCCGACCGTCACCGCGAGGTCGCCCGCGACCGGGAGTTGGGCAGGAGCCTCTCCGCCGTTCCGGTCGAGCCCTTCCTGGTCGAGGAGGTGGCATGCGACCGGGCGGAGGCCAGATGGCTGGCCGCCCGCACCGCGGAGGTGCTGCCCGCCCGCCAGGTGCAGGCGCTGCGGCTCCAGGCGCAGGACCTCGACGTCGGACAGGTGGCCCGGACCATGGGACTGAGCTACCGGGCGACCGAGTCACTGCTCGCCAGAGCCAGGCGGTCGCTGCGCAACGTCCTGGCCGGGAGCCTCACGCTGGCCGCGACCGTGTGGATGTGCGCACGCAGATTTCCCCGTACGGGCGTCGCCCAGTCCGCGGGGGCGACATCGGCGGCGATGACGCTCGCCGTGGCGGGAGCGGTTCTGCCGGCCGGGCCCCTCGACCGGCCGGACGGCCTGCCTTCCGGGAGCAGGCCCGAAGCTGTGGTGGCGCGTGCCGCCCCGGCCGTGGAGTTCCCCGCTCCCCGCGCTCGGGCACGTCCTCACGGGGCATCCCCCTCGCCGGACCCGCATCGCATCGACCGGGCGCTCCAGGGCGCCTCGCGATCCGTTCCGGAGGAGCCGCCGAGGACCCACGAGCCGTCGGGCACGGTGACCGTGGAGATATCGATCGAATCCGGCGCACCGGTTCCGGCACTGCCGTCTGTGGCCACGCCCACGTCATTGCCGTCACTGCCGGTGGACGCGTCAGATGTCCGTCGTCCGGAAGCACCCTCGGTACCGTCCGACTTCACCACCGCCACGTTGGGCGGCACGTTCGATCTGCGCTGA
- a CDS encoding cellulase family glycosylhydrolase, translated as MKRLLALLATCATVLGLTAAIAPQAAAATGCRVDYTVTSQWTGGFQAGVKITNLGAPVTGWTLGFALPDAGQKIAQGWNATWSQSGSTVTAVGVDWNRTLATGAAADVGFTGTFTGANPKPTAFTLNGVACTGATEEPPPVPADGTPVDINGPLHVCGVNLCNQYNRPIQLRGMSTHGIQWFSECYNAASLDALAKDWKSDLLRIAMYVQEDGYETDPAGFTSRVNGLVDMAEARGMYALIDFHTLTPGDPNFNLERAKTFFASVAARNADKKNVIYEIANEPNGVSWSAIKNYAEQVIPVIRAADPDAVVIVGTRGWSSLGVSDGSNESEVVSNPVNATNIMYAFHFYAASHKDNYRTTVSRAASQLPLFVTEFGTVSATGGGAMDAASTTAWLNLLDQLKISYANWTYSDAPESSAALRPGTCAGSDYSSSGVLTESGALLKNRISTPDSFPTG; from the coding sequence ATGAAACGCCTGCTCGCCTTACTGGCGACCTGCGCGACAGTCCTGGGCCTCACGGCCGCGATCGCCCCCCAGGCGGCGGCCGCGACCGGCTGCAGGGTCGATTACACAGTCACCAGCCAGTGGACGGGCGGCTTCCAGGCCGGAGTGAAGATCACCAACCTGGGCGCCCCCGTCACGGGATGGACCCTCGGGTTCGCCCTGCCGGACGCGGGGCAGAAGATCGCCCAGGGCTGGAACGCCACCTGGTCGCAGTCCGGTTCCACGGTCACCGCCGTCGGCGTCGACTGGAACCGCACGCTGGCCACGGGCGCGGCGGCCGACGTGGGCTTCACGGGTACCTTCACGGGCGCCAACCCGAAACCCACGGCGTTCACGCTCAACGGCGTCGCCTGTACGGGTGCCACCGAGGAGCCACCGCCCGTCCCGGCCGACGGCACCCCCGTGGACATCAACGGCCCGCTCCACGTCTGCGGCGTGAACCTGTGCAACCAGTACAACCGCCCCATACAGCTGCGGGGCATGAGCACGCACGGCATCCAGTGGTTCAGCGAGTGCTACAACGCCGCGTCCCTGGACGCATTGGCGAAGGACTGGAAGTCGGACCTGCTGCGCATCGCCATGTATGTGCAGGAGGACGGCTACGAGACCGACCCGGCGGGCTTCACCAGCCGCGTGAACGGCCTCGTCGACATGGCCGAGGCCCGCGGCATGTACGCCCTGATCGATTTCCACACCCTGACGCCGGGCGACCCGAACTTCAACCTCGAACGTGCGAAGACGTTCTTCGCCTCCGTCGCCGCCCGCAACGCCGACAAGAAGAACGTGATCTACGAGATCGCCAATGAGCCCAACGGCGTGAGCTGGTCGGCCATCAAGAACTACGCCGAGCAGGTCATCCCGGTGATCCGGGCCGCCGACCCGGATGCCGTCGTCATCGTCGGAACCCGCGGCTGGTCATCGCTGGGAGTCTCGGACGGCTCCAACGAGAGCGAGGTCGTCAGCAATCCCGTCAATGCCACCAACATCATGTACGCGTTCCACTTCTACGCGGCGAGCCACAAGGACAACTACCGCACCACGGTGAGCCGGGCGGCTTCACAACTGCCGCTGTTCGTGACCGAGTTCGGCACGGTGAGCGCCACCGGCGGTGGAGCGATGGACGCGGCGAGCACCACGGCCTGGCTGAACCTGCTCGATCAGCTGAAGATCAGCTACGCGAACTGGACCTACTCCGACGCCCCCGAGAGCAGTGCGGCCCTCCGGCCCGGCACCTGCGCCGGCAGCGACTACAGCAGCAGTGGTGTGCTGACCGAGTCCGGGGCGCTGCTCAAGAACCGGATCAGCACTCCCGACAGCTTCCCCACCGGCTGA
- a CDS encoding cellulose-binding domain-containing protein codes for MSASGAESGCRVDYTVNKWTGGYTAQIKVTNLGPALDGWRLNWTYTGDQQVTSAWNASVTQTGSSVVAVGSGWNGTLATGGTADFGLQGTWRSADPAPSDFSLNGTPCGGDGTPPPTTPPTTTPPTTPPPTTPPAADCGSAVICSDFEDQTGPAPSGAWQFTAPDCQGTGTAAVDTVVAHSGGRSLRIDGGTGYCNHAFVASTADLSSVGPVMYVRMWVRHTTALPAAHVTFVSLPDSSQAGRSLRVGGQNGALQWNRESDDATLPAQSPVGVALSRPLPTGSWQCLRFAIDTTAPGLDTWLGDEQIPGLHADGVPTQDIDQQWLARTAPPRPTALRLGWESYGTGDDTLWFDDVTVGSAPIGC; via the coding sequence ATGTCCGCGAGCGGCGCGGAGTCCGGCTGCCGGGTCGACTACACCGTGAACAAGTGGACGGGCGGCTACACCGCCCAGATCAAGGTCACGAATCTCGGCCCGGCACTGGACGGCTGGCGTCTGAACTGGACCTACACCGGCGACCAGCAGGTGACTTCGGCGTGGAACGCGAGCGTCACCCAGACCGGGAGCTCCGTCGTCGCCGTGGGTTCCGGCTGGAACGGCACGCTGGCCACGGGTGGCACGGCCGACTTCGGCCTGCAGGGGACCTGGCGCTCGGCCGACCCCGCACCCAGTGACTTCAGCCTCAACGGCACGCCCTGCGGCGGTGACGGCACCCCGCCGCCGACCACTCCCCCCACGACCACTCCCCCGACGACCCCGCCGCCCACGACCCCGCCCGCCGCGGACTGCGGCAGCGCAGTGATCTGTTCCGACTTCGAGGACCAGACCGGCCCCGCTCCGTCCGGCGCCTGGCAGTTCACCGCACCCGACTGCCAGGGCACCGGCACGGCTGCTGTCGACACCGTGGTCGCGCACAGCGGCGGCAGGTCGCTGCGGATCGACGGCGGGACCGGCTACTGCAACCACGCCTTCGTCGCCTCCACCGCGGACCTGTCCTCGGTGGGTCCGGTGATGTACGTACGCATGTGGGTGAGGCACACCACCGCGCTCCCCGCCGCCCACGTCACTTTCGTCTCCCTGCCCGACAGCTCCCAGGCCGGGCGGAGCCTGCGCGTCGGGGGCCAGAACGGCGCCCTGCAGTGGAACCGGGAGAGCGACGACGCCACACTGCCGGCGCAGAGCCCGGTCGGCGTGGCGCTGAGCAGGCCGCTGCCGACGGGAAGCTGGCAGTGCCTGCGGTTCGCGATCGACACGACGGCCCCCGGTCTCGACACCTGGCTCGGCGACGAGCAGATTCCGGGCCTGCACGCCGACGGTGTCCCCACACAGGACATCGACCAGCAGTGGCTCGCCCGCACCGCACCGCCCCGGCCCACGGCCCTGCGCCTGGGGTGGGAGAGCTACGGGACGGGCGACGACACCCTGTGGTTCGACGATGTGACCGTCGGCTCCGCTCCCATCGGCTGCTGA